Part of the Zea mays cultivar B73 chromosome 4, Zm-B73-REFERENCE-NAM-5.0, whole genome shotgun sequence genome is shown below.
tgaggtctcacggttgcgctggtttgtcggagagggactgaaagttggcggtgaagcgtcgactgaagtcgctccagtcgtcgatgcagtgtcgaggtagatgtcgcagccattgcagtgcgtcttgcccgaggacaatgggtaagtacgcagtcatcacgtcctcggatgctccggcggctcgggcggcggtggtgtagacggccagccagcctcctggatcctgcttaggttcatatttgtcgacattggataccttgaagttagggggccactgaatggccctgggGCATGGAGTAAGGGCtgtcactccacacgtgtcctcctgtcgtcggggatgatgtctgtcccggggaggggagtagtcgttgtggttcctcgaccgtccccgggtagtaccgccagtcgaggccgttgctgactcagttatggtggcctgactccgagctgggatgccatgatccctgtcgtactcctcccggcggcggatctcgttctcatgccgtcgttcgcgcgaagcgttgatggagcttcgcgcgtcccggcgactgttgatggcatgccgtagatcgttcggcgagtgagcgagcggtagaagatggttggctgcctgggtgaacagtcgtcgatagccctcggcgtcaggagttcgagggagtccatcagctatccgagctagtacccctccgacttcactcggcgtgttcatggctcgggcgaagtcggggttcaggttgcgcccgaagagcggattttcccggcgttgcctcgcgtcttgctcggcttgttcctgagctcgtcggcgatcacgtcggcgggaattccttcgttctctgaagacgcgttcctccggagtttctcctatctccgagacctcgtcccgcgaaacAGGTTGCTCCGGGTCCCGTTCtctggcctcgtgatgtcgcagaatatttcggcgccggtttctccgtcggcgggattctcactgaggtggttcttctccgagcgcggtcggctcgtcgtcggagacgggggcgactccactctcccgatgaagagaacgtcggggtagaatggcgcgactgtcgtggcgatcttctttctgttctcctttgagggcggagggacggaaagaacaacttgcttcctcccggtctTGTTTGCCTCCTTCTTTCTTGCAATTtgcgtccattctttcgtcgaggaagtagacagtggagttctccgggtcagcgggctctcggTCCCTGGTTTgtcgaaggcgatcttttttcggaaagCTGGAGGTTGTGCTTCTCCGATATTTTCAGAGTTTGTTggggagacttctttttcggcggatctgcaatgcggtgtagagttccctcttcatctgctatggacaagatcgttccaaagcagaatacggattcgggacggagggtgatcttgctgtggaaggtgatggccattgagctagcttggatcgtcgacacaccccctacctggcacgccagctgtcggtgttttgggtccgacagcacacccggggttgcccctcaaggcgttttaggagtaggacggtgtcgccgactgtagccaaATGGtttgtgccagatgcacgagggacaatggacagtgtttacaggttcgggccactttgagatgcgtaacaccctacgtcctggcgagtatgctttgtgtgatgggttacaaggtagctctcgtagagagttgaggtggatggctgagtagtgggatcgatcgttctgaaggggtgcccccctaggccttatatattcgaccgtgaggcaatacatgtggatatgataacaatgtacacctaaaagatagtgaaccgttttttgtctatcttcctatgattctgccgacttatcctcgcctggttacaTCGTACGGggatccagcgcgggaaagtcggatcctcTGTTGCGGTCgtttgctcaacgctgtggggccatccgggcttgcaccaacccggccttatgtcgatctgcttcactggtcgttcctcctcagacccatgaaggagtgaccttacgatttattggacccttgggcctttcgtgaggtcttttatccttctagtggacccgggggatatctgtcccccacagcacGGAAGTGCCCTAGGGATTATTCCCAGCCGGCTGGGCTGCTTGGCTTACGGGCCTAGAAAAGGCCCAGTCCGGCTGGCCACTTATTTTTTTTAATTCATTTCTTTATTTCCTCAAAAGAAAATAAAGGGAAAACTCCAAAATGAATAACAATATCTACTATCATACTGGCGTCCTTATTAAATTGCCCACGCACAAGTATACCAAATTCCAACATTTTCTGCTCGGCGGGCCTCACGATGAAAGCCTTTTAGTTTCCGAGCTTGTTGCTCCGGTCatcagtagtggagttcctttggACTCGAATTTAGGTGCTTGTTTTCTCCTAGTTTTATTTTTCCCCTAATTAGATTGGTCTCTGTCCGTATATGTATTTTTTGTATGTAGGTGCCTTCCGACTTCCGCACCCGTAAACCACGGACGAATCAGACCAAAATCGGTCTGATATTTGAATGGGAGCCTAAGTAGAGGTTTACTAACTAATTAACCTTTATAGATACAGCAAATAAGATAAAATGTCTATTAAAACCAGAAAATTGAATGTGGTCCGCTCGGCTCAGCGTAGGTCAGCTCCACTGACTGGTCTATATGACATCAACATGCATGGTGCACATACACCATCGTTATCTGCACAAAGGCCATTCTTATCCGGAAGTAGTAGTAGTGCCATCCCTATCAATCGAGAAGCGCTCACAATGACTTTGTTATTAATCTAAAAAACTTACCTGTTCAGCTCAATGCTGTGGATCGATGTGCATATATAGAACTAGGACGTGAGAGAGTGAGTGTATGCAAATCTTGTTTTTTTTTCCTTTCGAAGTGTCGATTAGTATATACTAAGTTCGACTAGATTTAATTTTGAATTAGTAACTATAAATAGATTCGTGCAACAATATATTTTTTGTTTATTCTAGTGCTACTAATTGCGCGTCATAGATATCCATGTTTCTTTAATATATTTGATCGCACTCTCTATTTTACACGATCGATCCACGAAAACGGGATTAGAacgaaagatacgaaggttgaaggAGTCGTGATAAAGATGGGATCCACATATGCGGAAAGAAAAGGAAGGCATTCGGAATGGAATTGGCGCATGTGTCACGACGAGCGAAATTGCGATTTCGATGAATTGCGAAAGAAATAAACTGTGACAGCGACTAAAGTGGGTAGAATTGACCCATGTGTGTGTGCGTGTGAGTCAAAAGGGACACTACTGAAAAGAAAGGCCACGCTCAATTGCTTGGCTTGTGACGCGCTCATCATTCCCTCGTCTCGATCGCCCTAGCTCTCAACTGCTAGTAGCTAGAGATGGGTAGGGCTGTACATACATTTGAGCAACAATGCAGATCATTCCAGGACCCACGCATGCTGCATGCATGGCTCTACGAGTGGTAACAGTGTTACCGTTGTCCGTTGCCGTTGGGCTGGGCCCGCATGGCCGCATGGGCAAAGCTGAAAACTGTGCATGCATGCTCATCAGTCATCACTGATCGGCGTGCAGAACTGCAGTGGACTCTGTACGTGCAAATAAAAAAAACGTCATCCCAGGGAGGCGCGCCTCTTCTATTTTTAAATATAGAAGGTGGTTGGATATAATTGACTAAAAAGTTGCTagtaaaattagctagctaacaaatagataTTAGCTGATAGTTAATTTGTTAAAGGTAGCTAACAGGTGAACTATTAGCTAATTGTTTAGATATCTTTagtagctaactattaactaTAGTACATTTAAACAGCTCATAGCCACACAAAAAATGTCAGCACGCATAACAGCAACGTACAccattttcggcggccactgACACAGCCGCCAAAAATAACATCAAACGAAAACATGTATGGATCGATCACCCATGCGTGTATGCTAGTTTGGAAACATCGTTTTCTAAGTGATTCCTATTTtaccaagggaaaatgaactacttttccttggaaaatgaaaatcccttgAAAAAAATGGGATTCCCAAACTAGCTCTTAGTTCCTTTTACCCCCAAAGAGTTTATatgccgtttggttcacataatAGTAACATAATGGATAACCGTTAACGTTAAATTATGTTTGTTTAAGTTCAACCGTAATCGGATACGACACTAGAAATAGATACCGACCGGTCTATTCAAATTTGTTATTACCGGTATTCGAGTGTAAATCATTACCATTACTATTTACGTTATATtcctgaaccaaacaacacctaatGTTGTTTGTATTAGTGATCGACTCGTATGATCGGTTTCCTGGCATCTGATCTGACGATCACCGATCACGTGACCTGCTCCATGCATGATTTCGTCTGCCATGAGATACGTCCTCTTTGCCCGGCCCTCTTTAATTAGCTCCATCTTAAAAACTGGAGAGAGAAAAAAGCGCATATGTAGAGTATAAAGGTCCTGTTTGGAATAATAGTATTTTTACAGTTTTAAAACAATActatctctactactacttaagtGTGTATTGTAGGCGTGCACAGCCACAGCGTTCTGCCGCTCGCGCGAGACGCACCCCGCGGCCGCATCCCGCCCAACCCTCCTGCGGCCACCAATCAACGCCCGTGGCCACCAATCAACGCCGCGCCCCACCCGCGACCTTCCTTCAATACCGCATCACGGACCGGCTTCCTTGCCGTGGGCGGCGCTCCTCCGCCGCGGCATCCGACctcctctctcccgcgccctccCTCAAGTCCCGCCTCGCCGACGGAGACACCCTGTACGTTCTGTTCCTCCTCTCCTTCTCCCGTACCCTCGCCGAGCTCGCCGCCCTCGCCGGCTACGACTACGTCGTCGTCGACATGGAGCACGGGTTGGGCGGGATCCCCGAGGCGCTCGCCTGCCTTCGCGCGCTGGACGCCGCGCGCACCCCCGTCGtgctctgcctcccggaggccAGCGCCGTCTGGGCCAAGAAGGTGCTGGACCTCGGCCCCGCGGGCCTCATGCTCCCCGCCATCGAGTCCCCCGAGGCCGCCGCTGAGGCGGTCTCCCACTGCCGCAGTGCCGCTACCCGCCGCGCGGGGTCCGCGGCGCTGCACACCCCATCGTCCGCGCCTCCGCCTACGGCTTCGATGACTCCTACCTCTCCCGCTGCGAGGACGATACCCTCGTCATCTGTCAGGTCGAGACCGCCACCGCGATCGCGAAGATCGACGCCAACGCCACCGTCGACGGCGTGGACGTCGTGCAGATGGGCCCGCTCGACCTGTCGGCTAGCATGGGATACCTGTGGGACCTCGGGAACAGGAAGGTCCGGGCTACGCTGAGGGAGGCCGAGAGGAAGGTGCTGGAggccaagaagaagaagaaggcggcAGCAGCCTCGGGTGGCAATGCTGCTTACCTGGGCGGGTTTGCAATGCAGAAAGCAGAATGACCCGCTGGAGCAGCTCAAATTGAGGGGTTACCATATGGTAGCTGGCGCAGTGGACATTGCTATGTTCCGGAAGGCGACATTGGATGATGTCAGGCTGTTCCGAGAGGCAGTGATGGAGATCgacgaggaggatgatgaggatgaGAAATGTGAGAAGGAAAATGACGAGTACTGGAGTGACCGAGTGAGTGAGCAGTGTAGAACAGAGCTGAGCTGAAGCATGGAGAGAAGTGGCTATGGGTTTTGTTCTGGTGATATGTTTTTTGTTCTGAGTTCAGAGGATCTATTCGAGATCTTAAGGAGCCCAAGAATTTCTAGCTTTAGCTGTACTCTTGTTTAGGTCATCATTTGATTTTCAGGTGAACAATCTGGTTGGGCATCTTAAACATCCCTATTTGTAGGATGAAACTCAGAACTGGTGGCTACCAATAAAGTGCTGTTTTTTCCTCCCCGTTTATTTCTAATATCTGGATAAGTCTGGATCGTTTTGGCCAACCATTTGATAGTATATCATGGGATGGGAAGCACGTAGGTCCAGGTTGTTGTTGTGGTTGGGTCAGGGTAAGCTACACGCCCAGAATCTCAGCACTTGCGCAACCTCAGTCCTCCTCCACCATGAGTATATTATAATCCTAAACAAACGGGTCCGTACTTCTCTTGAATCCATAATTTTAGTGAACAACAACCTTGCTTGCTCATCAAGGATATCATAGTGTTCAGACTTCACATCTGGCCATTCATGGCGTCCCATAGAAGCTTTGACACTCCATCGGATGCGTGCTGTGAGCTCGATACATATAAGCTGTGCTGCCACTAAACCTGCAAAGACTCTTGGTACTATAATTACGCTCTCCTATTGTCTCAGCCAGCAGCTGTCTGTTTGGAGATTTTATACGGAATGAATAGATCCTCCGTGTTGGCTTACGAACGAGGAACGCTATGACAGACGGAGGATCAGATATTATAATCCTACTACTTAAGTGTATACTCTAAGAATGTTGTGAAGGAACTTATTAAAAAGGCACGTGATAAGCATTTGGAAGCTGAGCTAGGTCGCTACATGATGGAGACGCGACATGCATGATGCATGGAATTGTTTCAAAATAGAGTGAACCTCAGGTACTGATTGCTTATGTTTTGCTTCCATTATTATGTATATGTCATTCAGAGCATTATTCATTTTTTAGTTGAGTTGTTTTAACCTCAATACAATCTCTTCTTGTTCAGATTCTTATCAAAGCTCGTGATGTTGCTAGGAGCAGTGCTCAGAATAGCTTGTCTGGAAAGGAATAATTTGAAGGCTATGGGTCACTACGGTCTCAAGGGTAGTTTCTTTAGCATTTTATAAATAATATTTGTGTGGGACAATAGATTGTTGAAGGCAAGCACGTCCCTTTTGGTTTTATTGATTGGATGTTGGCACATTTCACAAAATATGAATATGGTATTGAAAGCCTATGCTTCGCAGTAAATTGTGAGATATTTTTGCCACGACCGCGTGATCCGGGAACGATCGTTGCGTCTACAGAACATTCAGAAAGCGTCGTCTCTGTCATTATGTCGTTGCAATGCACAGTCATTGCTTGTGCAAACATCTATTTTAGTGATGCTAATAAAAGTGTAGAATAACAGTTAGGGTTTTTATATATTAATGTATTTTATCACATtaattccgtagcaacgcacgggcatatacctagtggTATTTGATGATACTATATTATTGGAGCTCAAAAGGTGTTTGGTTTGTACAGTCAAAACTCAGTTTTAAATACCATGGTTTACCTAAAACTgtggtatttttggagttttcgaaactccactcaggacctcagttttcttctcttctctctacatatAATTTGCTTTTCCAATCAGGGCCGTTCCTGACTTTTCAGGGGCTCAGTGCGAAATTCGATATAAAGGCCTCATCCACACACAAGTATATATATTTgacgtataaaaattattatgcaatgttttaaagtttataagataacaaatataaaatatagcaaaaaacacttacttgttatatgatattattaaaaatatcttctaacattttgtgatatAAAATCATCGCTTATATCATCgagatcaatctcatccaacaactttTTTTCGATATATAGAATCGCCAAGCCATTTAACATCTCTTGAGTTATTGTTAACCAAGAATAGTTCATAAAAAAATTTaattttaaaaagcttctctcTACCGAAGCAACCATCATATGTATAGtttataatactctctctatataaaaataaaaattatttgcttctttagtggatttatcatcatcaatataaacataaaaattaaGAGCTAAACTAAATACTATTTTGAAACAGATGGAGTATTCGATAAGTAATTGAGATATTAGTTTAACAATATAAACGAGACTAGTCGATAACTCGGTAGCGCCGTTTTTTGCGTATTTATGTCTAGAATAGATAGGTTTAATAAAAAAAAATTCTAGCGTCCAGTGGCTAGGGGACCCTCTATTTTTGGGGGGCCGGTGCGGCCGCACCCACCGCACCCTCACGGTCGGCCCTGTTTCCAATAGAACCAAACAGATCTCGTTTTTTAAGCAATACTATTGTTTTACTGTGGTAAAGCAATACCGTAGTATTTATGTCATATACAATTGTAAACTATAGTATCTCAAAACTAAATTATTTTAAAACTATATTCCCAAACAGGTCCTAAGAGTCTATTTGACAATatagtatttttggagtttttaGGTAATACTATGGTTTTTAAAGGTAACACCGTATTTTATACGATGAAGGTCGTGTTTGGCAGCGAAGTTTTTTGATACTGTGGTATTGAAATACCACGGCATACAACTGGTAGGTTATAGCATTAATACCATGGTTTTTCATCGGCTCACTAAAACCAAAGTATTCCATGAAACTAGCACATGTTTGGTTCCAAAGTATTTGTTGACTGGCAAACTATCTCAGTAACGACTATTTGCAGCAACTGAAGCTAAAACAATCCTGATTAGACTATTGGATATACTCACCGCACAAAGAAAAAAAAATAGCAACATCCTAGTCACTTCGTGGAGCCTCTGCTTGTTGACTGTTGTCAGATCGTGGAGGCTACAATTCCCAAACATCCAACAGTGAATACTAAAAAAAGCGATGCGTGAAGAAGGCAAGTAGCAACAGAGAGAAAACTTTGGTTCTAAGTGGAGTATCAAATACCAAAAAAATACCGTAGTATTAGCTAAACTACGGTATTGAAACCATAGATTTTCCATGACCAACACTACCGGAATttagctctttgtcgagtgtcatattctttgccgagtatttTATTTCGGGCaatcggcaaagaagctctttgccgagtgccacgcaaaaaaccctcggtaaaataaaccacttggcgaagaagctctttgtcgagtgttttatttttgacactcggcaaagagtttctttaccgagtgtctttttttgacactcggcaaatggctctttgccgagtgtcaaatgaactcatttagtgtcttaaataatcaaattactcatgatttgttatagtacatggggaatgaaaacgtaatatagacataattggtgtagtagtgtagtggtatagaaGGGTAtacgcgagagagaggttgcgagtttgaatctcactatttacaaaacatataagtttgattcaaaataatagtgaaaaatgatagggcaacgtGTAAGGTAATAGgtgggttggagagttgttcctagaatttaaaaaaatgttttgctgttttttttatttttttcgattcttaatttgcctaGTGCtttttaacactcggcaaagtctttgccgagtgtccgaaaaaaagcactcgacaaagaaccctttgccgatgaaatatttgccgagtgttctttcccgagtgtaaaatagcctttgccgagtgtcttagacactcggcaaagaacgtgaTTCCGGTGGTGCAACCAAACAACATTTAGGCTAGAATACTGTAGTTTTTCTATATACCATTGTATTGTCTTGGAATTCTAAAAATACTATGTTACCAAATAGGCCCGAAGTGTTTGTTTGTGTTGCAGGATACTTTGCTTTTAAAACCATAGTACTGTGAATACCATAATATTTTTGGAGTATTTAAAACTTCATTACAAACCAAAGTTTTCATCACTTGACTAGCTCCTTATACACTTACACTAGAATACTACGGTTTTAGACATTGTTTCCAAACACGTGTTACATTACTTTGGTTTTGAATGCGGTAAAAGATACCATATTTTTGTCATGACATTTAAATACAGTGGTATTCAAAAACCATGTTTTTAAAAAACTTTGCTTTCAAATACGGCCTAAACAGTATGCTCGCTGCACACAGAATACTATTCGTATTAATTACCGGCATACGCATACCAACCACAGCTACTAGCCTACTAGCAATGGTGGAGCCCCAGAAGAATTTTGAAAAAAAAATcgttaaggacttgttcgtttcaCCGTTAAACCATGTGGATTGAATggtattgagtcggtttaaatccataacaagtcaaaatACATCTCAATACATTCCAATACACTCCAATCCACATAGAATTGAAATAACCGAATAAAGCCTAATAGATAAACCAGATATGATACAGCCGGGCCACACCGCCCAATATAGATCCGGCCCATGGGCCAACAAACCTCTTCTGGCATGTAGAACGACAATGGATTGTAGGCTCTTTCAATTTCAACCGACATTGGCAGGCAAGATAGACATTGTCCAGAACGAAGGTGACCATTATTCTGTTTGCCCCGTAAGAATTACACTGTGATACAATGTAGCGCCAACCATATCCAACGGGAGGAGAATATCAGTTGGAACCAAATGATGGTCAAGTTTACAGCACAACAGTCTGATCTTGTACTGTCATTTGTATTCTTGGAAGTTGACGTGGCCAGTGGCTTGCGCATGTTCCACAGCCTCCTGCATTGCGCAGAGACAGATTGGAACGTTCAGTACAACCATGTTTGCGGATTTTTAGTTGGGAGTTGAAACCTTTTGCGGTTTACAAGAGCCTTGCCTGTTGACCGATGACGCCGATCTGGCACACCCCGCAGCGCAGAGTGAAGTTTGCAGTGTCAGTGTAGCTCCTCTTCCTGCATGTTGTTGCATGTCAAACAAAGCAGTCGATAAAAAAATGTCCACTCCAACATTTTTTTCCCCATGGTTTCAGACAAGTGAGCAATATTATCATCACGGGGAAGTTGACAGGTGTTCAAATGGCTATGGTTGAGTACCTTTGCGCCTCCCTCACTAAGTTGAGggcaaggccttctgctggaccaATGGAACGGTCATGATTAACGGGGAAGATTGTCTGGTCAAATTCTTCAGGTGCACCTTCAGCCGGAGACATCTGATTTTTTTTGTTCATAAAAAAGTAGACCTAATTAGCGCATGCCTCCTGTGTCTTGTTAATTAGCATAATACCATCAAGAGAGAACTTACAGCGAGAGCATCATAATGCAAACCATCATAAATGAGCATGGCCCTTTCACTGTAATTCTTCTCCTGTGTCAAGGGGTGCAAAGCTGATAAGTAAATTAACAAATTTGGCATAAGTAGTTAGGGGGAAGAAAGATCACTAACCTGACCATAGAGATCACAGCGGGTGGTCTGAATGTCATATGCTGCGATTTCACGCCCGTAGTATTCAGATAGAATAGAGAGCTCAATGGCTCCTTTACAGACACAGAAGGGTTGAAATTAGTTCTAAGAGCATTAGAGCAATGTGGCGATTTTACAAAACACCACGTTCAAAAACAATTATTGTTACAGTCTTAAATGCTTTTAAACAGAAACACTTCTACTGACAACTCATAGTTCTATTGGTGGTTGTGCGCAATTAAAGAGCCTCTCCTAACTAGTAGTAGTAGGTTTCTGATGGAAAGATCATAAAATAACAGCAGAGATGCCTACTCAGGAACAATGCAGGACTTTAATCCCAACAATTTTCATGGTATAAGGTGAAACTGTTTTCTCTTAATATCTGTTTTTGGGAAAGAAAGTCTTGTTAATAATGCAAACATTTGAAATCCAGTTCACATATAGAATACCATGGAAACACTTCAAGCTGATTTTCAGCTCTAAAGCTGATGTACAGGTCTATAGTGCTGAAACTCACCTCCCCACTTTTCAGGATCCAAAATCCAAGCACAATACGCTTCATTTGGTTTGCCAAGAAACACTTCATTGAATTTCTCAGGATCACCAGCGACTGTTGCTGCTATGACCTTCGAGCAaaggggggaagaaaagggcagctGCGTCAACAAAAAGGTGCAGAGGAAGCAAAATGGCAATACCAGGTCTAAGCACAGCAATATCTAGCTAAAAGTAAGAGGAACTCAGTGGAATACAAATGAGCAGTAAATTTATTATAGCTCAAATAATGTGTTTATTGCAATTATTCTCGTTTGAAGTGTGAACAGCACAGTGGCAGTGGATGAAACAACAGACATCACATCTTTCGTAAATACTCCCTCCGATTTTTTTATTTGACGTTTGATAGTGCAAATCTGAACTATTAAGGGTCAAATAAAGAAAAAATGGAGGTAGTATTCTTT
Proteins encoded:
- the LOC100279494 gene encoding OVARIAN TUMOR DOMAIN-containing deubiquitinating enzyme 2-like, whose translation is MDGVVVRRVIPSDNSCLFNAVGYVMEHNRNKASELRQVIAATVAGDPEKFNEVFLGKPNEAYCAWILDPEKWGGAIELSILSEYYGREIAAYDIQTTRCDLYGQEKNYSERAMLIYDGLHYDALAMSPAEGAPEEFDQTIFPVNHDRSIGPAEGLALNLVREAQRKRSYTDTANFTLRCGVCQIGVIGQQEAVEHAQATGHVNFQEYK